In one Brevibacillus composti genomic region, the following are encoded:
- a CDS encoding IS91 family transposase has protein sequence METNILKQIFMEHWQPFVKKYDKRIRPSVLKEVEKFLNCGDPKKGFKLLVCEGCHKTKRIPFRCKGRFCTTCSCGETEEWSRIMSEEVLQVNHRHVIFTIDEGLRDIFRRHRAMLKEFMDEAVRVVQKWFEEKLKVTPGIIAGLHTFGSRLNFNPHVHMLVTMGGMKKNGEWKTYDYIPFEMLRKQWQTVVLKLIRRSLNAKDLKQVQPLLQKAYSANGEGFYVHAPKQKGNVKVQIGYIGRYFRRPAIGLNRIEQYDGNTVTFRYHDKTNGQEKRETVSVEEFIGRLISHIPDGQFKMIRHYGIYARRSKKIAKQKISIWQQEMQRKIVQIKRYLTRRKWNQRIKDQTGKDPLVCSRCQCYYEYKGEVCLKDGTLVIKHALCRQSRACLEGMIEDLTGVKKEKGKEKSQSTPGKFPKETREERGRQICLFNVS, from the coding sequence ATGGAGACGAACATTCTTAAACAAATTTTTATGGAACACTGGCAACCTTTTGTAAAAAAGTATGACAAGCGAATTCGACCTTCGGTTCTGAAGGAAGTCGAGAAGTTTTTGAACTGCGGTGACCCGAAGAAAGGGTTTAAGCTGCTAGTTTGTGAGGGTTGCCACAAAACGAAAAGAATTCCTTTCCGTTGCAAAGGACGATTTTGTACAACCTGCTCTTGCGGTGAAACCGAAGAATGGAGCCGAATCATGAGCGAAGAGGTGTTACAAGTAAATCATCGTCATGTCATTTTTACAATTGACGAAGGATTACGGGATATTTTTCGAAGGCATCGTGCGATGCTAAAAGAATTTATGGATGAAGCGGTTCGAGTAGTTCAAAAATGGTTTGAAGAGAAATTGAAAGTTACCCCAGGAATTATTGCTGGATTACATACATTTGGCTCGCGTTTAAACTTTAACCCCCATGTACACATGCTAGTTACCATGGGTGGAATGAAGAAAAATGGGGAATGGAAAACCTACGATTACATTCCTTTTGAGATGTTACGAAAGCAATGGCAAACCGTTGTACTTAAACTCATTCGCAGATCATTGAACGCAAAAGACTTAAAACAAGTTCAGCCATTACTTCAAAAAGCCTATTCCGCAAATGGAGAAGGCTTTTATGTGCATGCCCCAAAACAGAAAGGTAATGTGAAAGTTCAAATTGGTTACATCGGTCGATATTTTCGTCGACCAGCTATTGGTCTAAATCGTATTGAGCAGTACGATGGAAATACCGTAACCTTCCGATACCATGACAAAACAAATGGACAAGAAAAGCGCGAAACAGTAAGTGTTGAGGAATTTATCGGACGTCTTATTAGCCATATACCTGATGGGCAGTTTAAAATGATACGGCATTATGGGATCTACGCAAGAAGAAGTAAAAAAATTGCTAAACAAAAGATATCTATTTGGCAACAAGAGATGCAAAGAAAAATTGTTCAAATTAAACGGTACCTGACGCGTAGGAAGTGGAATCAACGGATAAAGGATCAAACGGGAAAAGACCCACTCGTCTGCTCTCGCTGTCAGTGTTACTATGAATACAAGGGAGAAGTCTGCCTAAAAGATGGAACCCTTGTTATTAAGCATGCTCTTTGTCGTCAATCACGAGCGTGTCTGGAAGGGATGATTGAAGATCTCACAGGTGTCAAAAAAGAAAAAGGCAAAGAAAAATCGCAAAGCACTCCTGGAAAGTTTCCGAAGGAAACAAGAGAGGAACGAGGTCGTCAAATATGTTTGTTTAATGTGTCATGA
- a CDS encoding TetR/AcrR family transcriptional regulator — MARKQEQRSEETKHSILQAAGQLFRERGYDAVTMREIAKAAGCSHTTIYIYFKDKEALLHQLSMAPLQDLFAEMQACLQDPSLPVDEKLFSTSWSFLRFCLKNRSMYALFFMTKSSRVDEKEPAMELQKLRNEMFGLLKEAVIAALPAPLTEEQAWAFARVYFFTLHGIIGTYAETEEPYEQLIERVGPTFELALRVSLAGCKQIAQEGDGSK; from the coding sequence ATGGCAAGAAAACAAGAGCAGCGCTCGGAAGAGACGAAACATTCCATTTTGCAGGCAGCCGGCCAGCTTTTTCGGGAGCGGGGCTACGATGCGGTCACGATGCGGGAGATCGCCAAAGCCGCCGGCTGCTCCCACACGACGATCTACATCTACTTTAAAGATAAGGAGGCGCTGCTTCACCAGCTCTCCATGGCCCCTCTGCAAGACCTGTTTGCCGAGATGCAGGCCTGCCTGCAGGATCCATCCCTGCCGGTCGACGAAAAACTTTTCTCCACCAGCTGGTCATTTCTGCGCTTTTGCCTGAAGAATCGAAGCATGTACGCTCTCTTTTTTATGACAAAGTCCTCCCGCGTGGACGAGAAGGAGCCCGCCATGGAGCTGCAAAAATTGCGCAATGAGATGTTTGGCCTGTTGAAAGAGGCCGTCATCGCTGCCCTCCCCGCCCCCCTGACGGAGGAGCAGGCCTGGGCCTTTGCACGCGTTTATTTCTTTACCCTGCATGGCATCATCGGGACCTACGCGGAGACAGAAGAGCCTTATGAACAGCTGATCGAGAGAGTCGGTCCTACCTTTGAGTTGGCTTTGCGCGTCTCGCTGGCCGGCTGCAAACAAATAGCACAAGAGGGAGATGGAAGCAAATGA
- the addA gene encoding helicase-exonuclease AddAB subunit AddA, whose product MTEAQSAMAKPDHWTEEQWQAITGRGCNLLVAAAAGSGKTSVLVERIIRRIMDEQEPVGVDQLLVVTFTNAAAAEMRHRISDALRKALKEKPNSAHLRRQLALLQRASITTLHSFCLGLLRQYYYQVELDPDFRIADQMEGELLRQDILEELMESWYEGDPDFQRLADIMLDGQDDQMLAALLLRLYEFSRSHPDPQGWLAEAAAMFEAAETQNIDGLKWTRSILGSLALELQALEGKVKRAVQLASSPEGPQAYLPLLEAERTGIAQAVNACRQGWEAVEQAVRGISFGRLPAVKEADPSLKEQVQSLRNEVKKALAEMIEQHFSTPVAQYLADLGNLAPSMKTLARLVGEFDAAFSREKRARAMVDFGDLEHLALRILTDDGLMPSPVARQLQDQFAEVLVDEYQDINLVQETILRMVSREADVHGAANRFMVGDVKQSIYRFRLAEPNLFLDKYISYSLGETIPETAPGRRIDLAANFRSRREVVDAVNFLFRQIMSPGVGEIDYDRSAELICRASYPDMEEGRRDVEMHLIDRSTPEEADAKAPAYGEGNDEGGAPAEAGPAGEAASVEEASAAQMEARLIAGRIRRWMEPGAGEPPLLVFDKKEGGLRPLAYRDIVILLRATSTWGQVMMEELRAAGIPVYAEQGEGYFSATEVEIMLSLLRVIDNPHQDIPLAAVLRSPIVGLTEPDLAQIRIAYPSLPFYQAVHQYAAEKAGEASWEKRLRGFFGRLEEWRTKARRASLAELIATLYRETGYLDYVAALPGGQQRQANLRILYDRARQYEAGSYRGLFRFLRFVDRLREAGNDLGEARTVGENEDVVRIMTIHKSKGLEFPVVFVAGLGKQFNTMDMKSHFLLHKDLGFGPMAVEPRLQVRYPSLAAMGIRQQLRREMLAEEMRVLYVALTRAREKLVLVGTAKDLSKSITAWGSQGAGERLLDEDLIQAKGYLDWVGRALLRHPLASPLRLYPLERGSGEQVTVQTVPDDSRWTFSFYRADELRQEAEALSAEQEVWERLTRREAIADRPADPQLAEEIGRRLGWRYPQPASSRVMTKWTVSELKRREQTAARGYPLRLPTIVEKPRFLSEDGPATLSAAERGTVVHLIMQNIDLARPLDEQDIREQIASLVARRFLTEEQAEAVDSMQIIRFFASPLGERMKRARVVHRELPFTLALPASAVEPAMGEADAEQIIVQGVIDCLLEEDNGRLTLLDFKTDRIGSEPSEWVIAEMIKRYGEQIRLYQQAIERIVGKTVTESYLYLLAGGFAIPIESDL is encoded by the coding sequence ATGACGGAAGCGCAAAGCGCGATGGCGAAGCCTGATCATTGGACAGAGGAGCAGTGGCAGGCCATTACCGGGCGGGGGTGCAATCTGCTGGTAGCGGCGGCTGCGGGCTCGGGGAAAACATCGGTGCTGGTCGAGCGGATCATTCGGCGGATCATGGACGAGCAAGAGCCGGTGGGGGTCGATCAGTTGCTGGTCGTGACGTTTACCAATGCGGCGGCGGCGGAAATGCGCCACCGGATCAGCGATGCCCTGCGGAAGGCGCTGAAGGAAAAGCCGAACTCCGCTCATCTGCGGCGGCAGCTCGCTCTCCTGCAGCGCGCCTCGATTACGACCCTTCACTCGTTTTGCCTGGGGCTGCTGCGGCAGTATTACTACCAGGTGGAACTGGACCCGGATTTCCGCATCGCGGACCAGATGGAGGGCGAATTGCTCCGCCAGGACATCCTGGAGGAACTGATGGAGTCGTGGTATGAAGGCGACCCCGACTTTCAACGACTGGCCGACATCATGCTGGACGGACAGGACGATCAAATGCTGGCGGCCCTGTTGCTCCGCCTGTATGAGTTTTCCCGCAGCCATCCCGATCCGCAGGGGTGGCTTGCGGAAGCGGCCGCCATGTTCGAGGCGGCAGAGACGCAAAATATCGACGGCTTGAAATGGACCCGGAGCATTCTCGGCTCGCTCGCGCTGGAGCTGCAGGCGCTCGAGGGGAAAGTGAAGCGGGCTGTTCAGCTGGCTTCCTCGCCGGAAGGTCCGCAAGCCTATTTGCCTCTGTTGGAAGCGGAGCGGACGGGGATTGCACAGGCGGTCAACGCTTGCCGCCAAGGCTGGGAGGCGGTGGAGCAGGCGGTTCGCGGCATTTCCTTTGGCCGTCTGCCAGCCGTGAAGGAAGCCGATCCGTCTCTAAAGGAGCAGGTGCAGTCGCTGCGCAATGAGGTGAAAAAAGCTCTCGCAGAGATGATCGAGCAGCATTTTTCCACGCCGGTTGCGCAGTATCTCGCCGATCTTGGCAATCTGGCTCCTTCCATGAAGACGCTGGCCCGGCTGGTCGGTGAGTTCGACGCGGCCTTCAGCCGGGAAAAGCGGGCCCGCGCCATGGTCGATTTCGGCGATTTGGAGCATTTGGCGCTGCGGATTTTAACCGATGACGGGCTCATGCCGTCTCCTGTCGCCCGGCAGCTGCAGGATCAGTTTGCCGAGGTGCTGGTCGACGAATACCAGGACATCAATCTGGTGCAGGAGACGATCTTGCGCATGGTTTCCCGCGAGGCGGACGTGCACGGTGCGGCCAACCGCTTCATGGTCGGGGACGTCAAGCAGAGCATCTACCGCTTCCGCTTGGCAGAACCGAATCTCTTTTTGGACAAGTACATCAGCTACTCGCTCGGCGAAACGATCCCGGAAACGGCGCCGGGCAGACGAATCGATCTGGCGGCCAACTTCCGCAGCCGGCGGGAAGTGGTGGACGCGGTCAATTTCCTGTTCAGACAGATCATGTCCCCCGGCGTCGGGGAAATCGACTACGACCGTTCGGCGGAGCTGATCTGCCGCGCCTCCTACCCGGATATGGAAGAGGGCCGACGGGATGTGGAGATGCATCTGATCGACCGAAGCACACCGGAGGAGGCCGATGCGAAAGCGCCGGCGTACGGCGAGGGCAACGATGAGGGAGGCGCTCCCGCCGAGGCGGGGCCGGCGGGCGAGGCTGCGTCAGTGGAAGAAGCCAGTGCGGCCCAGATGGAGGCGCGCCTGATCGCAGGCCGCATCCGCCGGTGGATGGAGCCGGGCGCCGGCGAGCCGCCGCTGCTCGTCTTCGATAAAAAAGAAGGCGGCTTGCGTCCGCTCGCCTATCGGGACATCGTCATTCTGCTACGCGCCACCTCCACCTGGGGCCAGGTGATGATGGAAGAGCTGCGGGCAGCGGGCATTCCCGTCTACGCGGAACAGGGCGAAGGCTACTTCAGCGCGACCGAGGTAGAGATCATGCTCTCGCTTCTCAGGGTGATCGACAATCCGCATCAGGATATCCCGCTGGCAGCGGTGCTTCGCTCGCCGATTGTCGGCCTTACGGAGCCGGATCTGGCCCAGATTCGGATCGCTTATCCGTCCCTTCCCTTTTATCAGGCGGTCCATCAGTACGCGGCGGAAAAGGCGGGAGAGGCATCGTGGGAAAAGCGTCTGCGCGGGTTTTTCGGCAGGCTGGAGGAGTGGCGGACGAAGGCGAGAAGAGCATCTCTGGCCGAGCTGATCGCCACTCTCTACCGCGAGACGGGTTACCTCGACTACGTGGCCGCCCTGCCGGGGGGACAGCAGCGGCAGGCCAATCTGCGCATCCTGTACGACCGGGCGCGGCAGTACGAAGCGGGCTCTTACCGGGGACTGTTTCGGTTTCTCCGCTTTGTCGATCGGCTCCGCGAGGCGGGAAATGATTTGGGCGAAGCGCGCACCGTCGGAGAGAACGAAGATGTCGTGCGGATCATGACGATCCACAAGAGCAAGGGACTGGAATTTCCCGTGGTCTTTGTCGCCGGACTGGGCAAACAGTTCAATACGATGGACATGAAAAGTCATTTCCTGCTCCACAAGGATCTCGGTTTCGGTCCGATGGCGGTGGAGCCTCGCTTGCAAGTTCGTTATCCCAGCCTGGCCGCGATGGGCATCAGGCAGCAGCTCCGGCGGGAGATGCTGGCCGAAGAGATGCGGGTGCTGTACGTCGCGCTGACGCGGGCCCGGGAGAAGCTGGTATTGGTCGGGACGGCCAAGGACTTGAGCAAAAGCATCACTGCCTGGGGAAGCCAGGGCGCGGGAGAGAGACTTCTCGACGAGGATCTGATCCAGGCCAAAGGCTATCTCGATTGGGTCGGACGGGCGCTGCTCCGCCATCCGCTCGCCTCCCCTTTGCGGCTCTATCCGTTGGAGCGGGGAAGCGGCGAGCAGGTCACGGTGCAGACGGTCCCGGATGATTCCCGCTGGACGTTTTCGTTCTATCGCGCGGATGAGCTGAGACAAGAGGCCGAAGCACTGTCGGCTGAGCAGGAGGTCTGGGAGCGGCTGACCCGGCGCGAAGCCATTGCGGACAGACCGGCCGATCCGCAGCTGGCGGAAGAGATCGGCCGGCGGCTGGGCTGGCGGTATCCGCAGCCGGCATCCTCGCGGGTCATGACCAAATGGACGGTGAGCGAGCTGAAGCGGCGGGAACAGACCGCCGCCCGCGGCTATCCGCTGCGTTTGCCGACGATCGTGGAGAAGCCGCGCTTTTTAAGCGAGGACGGTCCGGCCACGCTCTCTGCAGCGGAACGGGGTACCGTGGTGCACCTGATCATGCAGAACATCGACCTGGCCAGGCCGTTAGACGAGCAGGATATCCGCGAGCAAATCGCTTCGCTGGTGGCCCGTCGTTTTCTCACCGAGGAGCAGGCGGAAGCGGTCGACAGCATGCAAATCATCCGTTTCTTCGCTTCTCCGCTGGGAGAGAGAATGAAGCGGGCGCGGGTCGTCCACCGGGAATTGCCCTTTACGCTGGCTCTGCCAGCCTCTGCCGTGGAACCGGCGATGGGCGAGGCCGATGCTGAGCAAATCATCGTTCAGGGCGTTATCGATTGTTTGCTGGAGGAGGATAACGGTCGGCTGACGCTGCTCGACTTTAAAACCGACAGAATCGGTTCAGAGCCGTCCGAATGGGTCATCGCCGAGATGATCAAGCGATACGGTGAGCAAATCCGCCTCTATCAGCAGGCAATCGAGAGAATCGTCGGCAAAACGGTGACAGAAAGCTATCTGTACCTCTTAGCCGGAGGTTTTGCGATTCCGATTGAGTCAGATCTGTAA
- a CDS encoding nicotinate phosphoribosyltransferase produces MLSPGLALHTDKYQINMMYAHWLHGTHNRKAVFEAFFRKLPFGNGYAVFAGLERIVKYVEDLRFEESDLAYLREQEENYDPGFLEELRQFRFSGSLYSVREGSLVFPGEPLVRVESRIFEAQLIETALLNFLNYQTLIATKASRIRQVAKGDALMEFGIRRAQEADAALWGTRAVYLAGFDSTSNMLAGKLFGIPTEGTHAHSWVQSHESEEEAFRRYATALPDQVTLLVDTYDTLGSGVPHAIQIGLAMKRQGKSLRAVRLDSGDIAYLSIKTREMLDQAGLTEVKIVASNDLDEHTILSLKVQGARVDAWGVGTQLITAADQPTLGGVYKLVAREGEDGAYVPTIKISANPEKVTIPGAKDIYRLIDKQTGKAIADYLCYPDERDIQERAAIKLFHPNHPYISKQLDKYEAEPLLVPVFAEGKRVYDLPDLEEIRRYHREQLCLFWPEYLRMHNPEHYRVHLSEQVWKTRASLMQRYLDKT; encoded by the coding sequence ATGCTTTCACCAGGATTGGCTCTTCATACAGACAAGTATCAAATCAATATGATGTACGCCCATTGGTTGCATGGCACGCACAACCGAAAGGCGGTGTTTGAGGCGTTTTTTCGCAAGCTCCCCTTTGGCAATGGCTACGCGGTGTTTGCCGGGCTGGAGCGAATCGTCAAGTACGTGGAGGATCTCCGTTTTGAGGAAAGCGATCTCGCCTATTTGCGGGAACAGGAGGAAAACTACGATCCCGGCTTTCTGGAGGAGCTGAGACAGTTTCGCTTCTCTGGTTCGCTCTACTCCGTCCGCGAAGGGTCGCTGGTTTTTCCCGGCGAGCCGCTGGTTCGCGTGGAGAGCCGCATCTTTGAGGCGCAGCTGATCGAAACCGCCCTGCTCAATTTTTTGAACTACCAGACCCTCATCGCGACCAAGGCTTCCCGCATCCGGCAGGTGGCCAAAGGCGACGCCCTGATGGAATTCGGCATCCGCCGCGCGCAGGAGGCAGACGCAGCCCTCTGGGGGACGCGTGCCGTCTACCTGGCCGGGTTTGACTCCACGTCCAATATGCTGGCGGGAAAGCTGTTTGGCATCCCGACGGAGGGGACCCATGCCCATTCTTGGGTGCAGTCCCACGAAAGCGAAGAGGAAGCCTTTCGCCGCTATGCGACCGCGCTGCCCGATCAAGTGACCCTGCTCGTAGACACTTATGACACGCTGGGGAGCGGCGTGCCGCATGCGATTCAGATCGGGCTGGCGATGAAGCGGCAGGGAAAAAGCCTGAGAGCCGTCCGGCTGGACAGCGGCGACATCGCCTACCTGTCGATCAAGACGCGCGAAATGCTGGATCAGGCAGGACTGACCGAGGTGAAGATCGTGGCCTCCAATGATCTGGACGAGCATACGATTCTAAGCCTGAAGGTGCAGGGAGCCCGCGTCGATGCCTGGGGGGTGGGGACCCAGCTGATCACGGCGGCCGATCAGCCGACACTCGGCGGCGTGTACAAGCTGGTGGCGAGGGAAGGGGAGGACGGCGCGTATGTGCCGACGATCAAAATCTCCGCCAACCCGGAAAAGGTGACCATCCCCGGGGCCAAGGACATCTACCGCCTGATCGACAAACAGACGGGGAAAGCCATCGCCGACTACCTCTGCTATCCGGATGAGCGGGACATTCAGGAGCGGGCCGCCATCAAGCTGTTTCACCCCAATCATCCCTACATCAGCAAGCAGTTGGACAAGTACGAGGCCGAGCCGCTGCTGGTCCCGGTATTTGCCGAGGGAAAACGGGTCTATGACCTGCCCGATTTGGAGGAGATCCGGCGCTATCACCGCGAGCAGCTTTGCCTGTTTTGGCCGGAGTATCTTCGCATGCATAATCCGGAGCATTACCGGGTCCATCTCAGTGAGCAGGTCTGGAAGACCAGGGCCAGTCTGATGCAGCGGTATCTGGATAAAACATAG
- a CDS encoding carbon-nitrogen hydrolase family protein — protein MGRIEKQVRVAVVQAAPVIMNLDQTLEKVRTWTAEAASQGARLVLFPEAYVSAYPRGLSFGTKVGSRSPKGREDWYRYYESSIEVPGRETEILGEIAKEYALYLVIGVIEKERSGTLYCTVLHFGPDGALLGKHRKLKPTAAERVIWGEGDGSTLPVFDTPYGKMGSLICWENYMPLARLALYDQGVELYLAPTADSRDGWQATIRHIALEGRCFVLSCNQYVTKAMYPTDLACYDELESEPEVMCRGGSAIVGPLGEYVVEPVYGREDILLADLDLTQIVKSRLDFDVMGHYARPDVFQVEVNRKEKRNINWEEK, from the coding sequence ATGGGACGTATCGAAAAGCAAGTGCGAGTGGCTGTTGTGCAAGCAGCTCCGGTCATCATGAATCTGGATCAGACGCTGGAAAAAGTGCGCACATGGACCGCGGAGGCAGCTTCGCAGGGGGCGAGGCTGGTCCTCTTTCCGGAGGCCTATGTCTCCGCGTATCCGCGCGGACTGTCTTTTGGAACAAAGGTAGGGAGCCGCTCTCCAAAGGGGCGGGAGGATTGGTACCGGTACTATGAAAGCTCAATCGAAGTGCCCGGCAGGGAAACGGAGATCCTGGGCGAGATCGCCAAGGAATACGCTCTCTATCTGGTCATCGGCGTGATCGAAAAAGAGCGCTCCGGCACGCTGTACTGCACCGTGCTTCACTTTGGCCCGGACGGCGCTCTCCTCGGAAAACATCGGAAACTGAAACCGACCGCCGCCGAGCGGGTCATCTGGGGGGAGGGCGACGGCAGCACACTGCCGGTCTTTGATACGCCCTACGGAAAAATGGGCAGTCTGATCTGCTGGGAGAATTATATGCCGCTGGCCAGGCTGGCCTTGTATGACCAGGGAGTCGAACTGTACCTGGCTCCGACAGCCGATTCGCGCGACGGCTGGCAGGCGACGATTCGCCACATCGCGCTGGAAGGACGCTGCTTCGTCCTGTCCTGCAACCAGTACGTGACCAAAGCGATGTATCCGACAGACCTGGCTTGCTACGACGAACTGGAAAGCGAGCCGGAGGTCATGTGCCGGGGCGGCAGCGCCATCGTCGGCCCGCTGGGCGAGTATGTCGTGGAGCCGGTCTACGGACGCGAGGACATCCTGCTCGCCGATCTCGACCTGACGCAGATCGTGAAAAGCCGCCTTGATTTTGACGTCATGGGTCACTACGCCCGGCCAGACGTGTTTCAGGTCGAGGTAAACCGGAAAGAGAAGAGAAATATAAATTGGGAGGAAAAGTAG
- a CDS encoding thioredoxin family protein, translated as MKQYENPSDVHELIASKELVLVFIKTSQCGVCDAVLDKTKQLLTHYPEVNGCLVSMETSPAIAAEFLVFAAPTLLLFADGREVYRQSRFIQFAQWEKQLQGWTESLR; from the coding sequence ATGAAACAATATGAAAATCCAAGCGATGTGCACGAGTTGATCGCTTCCAAGGAGCTTGTGCTCGTTTTTATCAAGACGAGTCAGTGCGGCGTGTGCGATGCCGTTTTGGACAAGACGAAGCAACTGCTGACGCACTACCCCGAAGTGAATGGCTGTCTCGTATCCATGGAGACCTCGCCGGCGATCGCCGCCGAATTTCTCGTCTTTGCCGCACCGACGCTGCTGCTGTTCGCGGATGGCCGGGAAGTCTACCGGCAGTCGCGCTTTATCCAATTCGCCCAGTGGGAGAAGCAGCTCCAAGGGTGGACGGAGTCGCTCCGGTAG
- a CDS encoding MBL fold metallo-hydrolase — MKVEKISEHIWSIQSWMLIPVRIWLVADEEGITLVDAGMPFMAKGAAKTIDSLGAGPLRQIVLTHGHSDHTGSLPSLLERYPGVPVYAHEAEIPYMEGQTLYPRRKKLEQNVAPGLAKPLLQDEHGKLAKVASLTPYFTPGHSPGHVVYYHEADQVLLAGDLFTSKRGNLHRPMPMFTADMEEAVRSSLLLRDIQPKRLEVCHGGPVLNPADQLEAYLQKFAAKR, encoded by the coding sequence ATGAAAGTGGAAAAAATCTCGGAGCACATCTGGAGTATCCAATCGTGGATGCTGATTCCCGTGCGCATCTGGCTGGTGGCCGACGAGGAGGGGATTACCCTGGTCGATGCCGGCATGCCGTTCATGGCAAAGGGGGCGGCCAAAACGATTGACAGCCTGGGGGCCGGCCCGCTTCGGCAAATCGTGCTCACACACGGACACTCCGATCACACGGGTTCGCTCCCATCGCTTCTGGAGCGCTACCCCGGCGTACCCGTCTACGCGCACGAGGCGGAAATTCCCTATATGGAGGGACAGACTCTCTATCCCCGCCGGAAAAAGCTGGAGCAAAATGTGGCACCCGGTCTCGCGAAGCCGCTTTTGCAAGACGAACACGGAAAGCTGGCAAAGGTGGCCAGCCTTACGCCCTATTTTACTCCCGGTCATTCGCCGGGGCATGTCGTTTACTATCATGAAGCGGATCAGGTCTTGCTGGCCGGCGATCTGTTTACTTCGAAGAGAGGGAACCTGCACAGGCCGATGCCGATGTTTACCGCTGACATGGAGGAAGCGGTTCGAAGCAGTCTCCTCTTGCGGGACATCCAGCCAAAACGGCTGGAAGTCTGCCACGGCGGGCCCGTGCTGAATCCGGCCGATCAGCTGGAGGCGTATCTGCAGAAATTCGCAGCCAAACGTTGA